In Phreatobacter stygius, a genomic segment contains:
- a CDS encoding DHA2 family efflux MFS transporter permease subunit produces the protein MSSVSTSAVSTSDVAPAQPAEERIEIGRLLAFIAMVFGMFMAILDIQIVSASLAEIQAGLSASADEISWVQTSYLIAEVIMIPLSGLLSRALSTRVIFTISAAGFTLMSVMCAMSTSITEMIIWRALQGFLGGAMIPTVFATAFTIFPPSKRSIVSPLIGMVATLAPTIGPTVGGYLTDLFSWHWLFLINVPPGIIVTIAVWRLVDFDKPDFSLLNRFDWTGMISMAVFLGGLEYVLEEGPTKDWFQDEIVLIVFVCMAVSCVVFFWRAFTAPQPIVDLSTFANRNFWSGCLASFVCGIGLYGLTYLYPVYLARVRGFSALMIGETMFVTGIAMFLSAPIVGRLSTRMDLRVMMAIGFLMFALGTYQVSFVTKDWTFGELLVPQILRGAALMMCMVPINNLSLGTLPLDRMKNAAGLYNLTRNLGGAVGLALINTLLNDRTDLHLQRLHEQVAWGRTRAEETLNSLTQAFQSLGSDAELAALKQLATMVRREAFVMAIGDVFFALTVLFVLMVALVPIMRRPKPAPAGGGGGH, from the coding sequence ATGAGCTCGGTCTCGACCAGTGCTGTTTCGACCAGCGATGTCGCGCCGGCGCAACCGGCCGAAGAGCGAATCGAGATCGGCCGGCTGCTCGCCTTCATCGCCATGGTCTTCGGCATGTTCATGGCGATCCTGGACATCCAGATCGTCTCGGCCTCGCTCGCCGAGATCCAGGCCGGCCTGTCGGCCAGCGCCGACGAGATCTCCTGGGTCCAGACCTCCTATCTGATCGCCGAAGTGATCATGATCCCGCTGTCCGGCCTGTTGTCACGGGCCCTGTCGACGCGGGTGATCTTCACCATTTCGGCCGCCGGCTTCACGCTGATGAGCGTGATGTGCGCCATGTCGACCTCGATCACCGAGATGATCATCTGGCGCGCCCTGCAGGGTTTTCTCGGCGGCGCCATGATCCCGACGGTGTTCGCCACCGCCTTCACGATCTTTCCGCCATCCAAGCGCTCGATCGTCTCGCCCTTGATCGGCATGGTGGCGACGCTCGCCCCGACGATCGGACCCACGGTCGGCGGCTACCTGACCGATCTGTTCTCCTGGCACTGGCTGTTCCTGATCAATGTGCCGCCGGGCATCATCGTGACCATCGCGGTCTGGCGGCTGGTCGACTTCGACAAGCCGGACTTCTCGCTGCTCAACCGCTTCGACTGGACCGGCATGATCTCCATGGCCGTGTTCCTCGGCGGATTGGAATATGTGCTGGAGGAAGGCCCGACCAAGGACTGGTTCCAGGACGAGATCGTCCTGATCGTGTTCGTCTGCATGGCGGTCAGCTGCGTGGTGTTCTTCTGGCGGGCGTTTACCGCGCCGCAGCCGATCGTCGACCTCTCGACCTTCGCCAACCGCAATTTCTGGTCCGGCTGCCTCGCCTCCTTCGTCTGCGGCATCGGCCTTTATGGCCTCACCTATCTCTACCCGGTCTATCTGGCGCGGGTGCGCGGCTTCTCGGCCTTGATGATCGGCGAGACCATGTTCGTCACCGGCATCGCCATGTTCCTGTCGGCGCCGATCGTCGGCCGGCTGTCGACCCGCATGGACCTGCGTGTCATGATGGCGATCGGTTTCCTGATGTTCGCGCTCGGCACCTATCAGGTCTCCTTCGTCACCAAGGACTGGACCTTCGGCGAATTGCTGGTGCCGCAGATCCTGCGCGGCGCGGCGCTGATGATGTGCATGGTGCCGATCAACAACCTGTCGCTCGGCACGCTGCCGCTCGACCGCATGAAAAACGCCGCCGGTCTGTACAATCTGACGCGCAATCTCGGCGGCGCGGTTGGCCTCGCCTTGATCAACACCTTGCTGAACGACCGCACCGACCTGCATCTGCAGCGGCTGCACGAGCAGGTCGCCTGGGGCCGGACGCGGGCCGAGGAAACGCTGAACTCGCTGACCCAGGCGTTTCAGTCGCTCGGATCGGATGCCGAACTCGCGGCACTCAAGCAGCTCGCCACCATGGTCCGGCGCGAAGCCTTCGTCATGGCGATCGGCGACGTGTTCTTCGCGCTCACCGTGCTGTTCGTGCTGATGGTCGCGCTGGTGCCGATCATGCGCCGGCCGAAACCCGCACCAGCCGGAGGTGGTGGGGGGCATTAG
- a CDS encoding HlyD family secretion protein, giving the protein MADVREDAAPGGHVQDRRAAAPEAAPAPQGGPAAASPPAKSSRKRLVLALVAAAVIGAAGWFGYDWYVDGRFLVSTDDAYVKADTTVLAAKISGYVVEVAVRDNASVHAGEVLARIDDGDYRLAVEAAAAKVATQDSTIQRIEAQRAAQDAMVAQARAQLAVAQADTQRTVAALARAQRLISQEFASQAALDTAKADRDRNIAQVEQAKATISGAEAQSTVLQAQRTEAERQKAELQNALDRARRDLDFTVVRAPVDGVVGNRAVQIGQFVQPGTRLLALVATASIYVEANLKETQLSRIMLGDSVNVSVDAFSGKPIRGRVESIAPASGAIFSLLPPENATGNFTKIVQRIPVRIMLDPAAIAHGRLRPGMSVVASIRIGTDPEPARVGATDQGSRRTPARLGATEQSGRGQP; this is encoded by the coding sequence ATGGCCGATGTTCGCGAAGACGCGGCCCCGGGCGGGCATGTTCAGGATCGTCGGGCGGCAGCGCCTGAAGCCGCCCCTGCCCCGCAAGGCGGACCGGCCGCGGCTTCGCCGCCGGCCAAGTCATCGCGCAAGCGGCTGGTTCTCGCCCTCGTCGCGGCAGCCGTCATCGGTGCCGCCGGCTGGTTCGGTTATGATTGGTATGTCGATGGCCGGTTCCTGGTGTCGACCGACGATGCCTATGTGAAGGCCGACACCACCGTGCTGGCCGCCAAAATCTCCGGTTATGTCGTCGAGGTGGCGGTCCGCGACAACGCCTCGGTTCATGCCGGCGAGGTGCTCGCCCGCATCGATGATGGCGATTATCGCCTGGCCGTCGAGGCGGCGGCGGCAAAAGTCGCGACCCAGGATTCGACGATCCAGCGGATCGAGGCCCAGCGTGCCGCCCAGGATGCCATGGTCGCCCAGGCGCGCGCGCAGCTCGCGGTGGCGCAGGCCGACACCCAGCGGACGGTCGCGGCACTTGCCCGCGCCCAGCGCCTGATCAGCCAGGAATTCGCCAGTCAGGCGGCGCTCGATACCGCCAAGGCCGATCGCGACCGCAACATCGCCCAGGTCGAGCAGGCCAAGGCGACGATATCGGGCGCCGAGGCGCAATCGACCGTGCTGCAGGCCCAGCGCACCGAGGCCGAGCGGCAGAAGGCCGAATTGCAGAATGCCCTCGACCGGGCCAGGCGCGATCTCGATTTCACCGTGGTCAGGGCGCCGGTCGACGGGGTGGTCGGCAATCGCGCCGTGCAGATCGGCCAGTTCGTCCAGCCGGGCACCCGCCTGTTGGCGCTGGTGGCGACCGCGTCGATCTATGTCGAAGCCAATCTGAAGGAGACCCAGCTCTCCCGCATCATGCTCGGCGATAGCGTCAACGTGTCGGTCGACGCTTTTTCCGGCAAGCCGATCCGCGGCCGGGTCGAGAGCATCGCGCCGGCATCGGGCGCGATCTTCTCGCTGCTGCCGCCGGAAAACGCCACCGGCAATTTCACCAAGATCGTCCAGCGCATTCCGGTCCGCATCATGCTCGATCCGGCGGCCATCGCCCATGGCCGGCTCAGGCCCGGCATGTCGGTCGTCGCCTCCATCAGGATCGGTACCGACCCGGAACCCGCGCGCGTCGGCGCTACCGACCAGGGTAGCCGCCGGACCCCTGCCCGCCTGGGCGCAACCGAGCAGAGCGGCCGCGGCCAGCCATGA